The sequence below is a genomic window from Desulfatirhabdium butyrativorans DSM 18734.
AAATTCGAGGCCCAGCAGGCCAGGCGTATTCTGGATCGGCTTGTCGGGTATCAGATATCCCCGCTGTTGTGGAAAAAAGTCCGGGGCGGGTTGAGTGCCGGCCGGGTGCAGTCGGTGGCCGTCCGCATGATCTGTGAACGGGAACGGGAAATTCAGGCCTTCGTTCCTAAGGAATACTGGACGATCACGGCGCTGCTCCATGGCTCGCTTCCCCCGTCGTTTCAGGCGAAGCTGCTGAAGAGGAACGGGAAGAAACTGACCATCCCCGACGGGCAATCGGCGCTTGCCATCGTCGATGAACTGAAGCGCTCCTCCTTCCTGCTGGAAGACATTGCCCGAAAAACGACCAAAAGGAGGCCCCAGCCGCCTTATATCACCAGCAAACTCCAGCAGGAGGCCATCCGGAAACTGCATTTCTCGGCGAAGAAAACCATGCAGGTCGCCCAGCAGCTCTATGAAGGGGTGGAATTGGCCGGTGGGCAGCCGGTGGGCTTGATCACCTACATGCGAACGGATTCGACCCGGATTGCCGCGGAAGCCGCAGAAGAGGCCATCGGCTTTGTGCAGGAGACTTACGGGAAAGCATTTACGACCGGCAAACCGCGATACTACGCCAACAAGAACAAGGTGCAGGACGCCCATGAGGCCATTCGGCCGACATCCGTGCTGAACACGCCGGACATGGTCAAACCGTATCTCGGCTCCGATCAGTTCGCCTTGTATTCGCTGATCTGGAAACGATTTGTGGCATCCCAGATGGCCGATGCCCTGATCGATACCCTGACCTTGAGCATTGCGGCCGGTGGATACGGGCTGAGCGCGAGCGGATCGAGCGTGAAATTCGCCGGATTCATGGCGCTCTACCAGTCCGTGGAAGACGAAAAGGAAGATGCCGAGGCTTCCGGGCTGGAAAAGCTCCCCGATCTCAAAAAAGGGGAAACGCTTGTCCTGGAAAAACTCGACCCTGCCCAGCATTTCACGCAGCCGCCGCCCCGGTTTTCGGAGGCATCCCTGGTGAAGGCGCTCGAAGAAAACGGGATCGGCAGGCCAAGCACCTATGCCGCCATTTTGTCCACCATCCGCGACAAAGGGTATGTGGAGCTCATCAAGGGCTATTTCGTTCCCAGCGAGCTGGGCTTTCTCGTCAACGATCTGGTGGTCGTCAGTTTTCCGGAAGTCTTCGATGTGGAGTTTACGGCCAGAATGGAATCCGACCTGGATCGAATCGAGGCCGCAGAACTCGATGCCCAAACGATTCTGGAGCGCTTCTACGATCGGCTCAGCCAGAGCTTGGAGCAGGCTGAAACGAAGATGATCAGCGTCAAAGGCCAGGGCGTGCCGACGGAGCTGGATTGCCCAGCCTGCGGAACGCGAAAGCTCCACATCAAGATGGGAAAAAACGGCCATTTTCTGGCCTGCAGCGGCTACCCGGAATGTCGCTTCACGAGTGACTATCTTCGAGATGAAAAGGGGCACATCCGCATAGTCGAACGGCCGGCAGTGGAGCAGACCGATCGCATCTGCGATCGGTGCGGGGCGCCCATGGTCATGCGAAGCGGGAAGTTTGGGCCTTTTCTGGCATGCAGCGCCTATCCGCAATGCAAACACACCGTATCCCTGCAGAACGAAACCAATGGCAGGGATACGGGGGTACCCTGCCCGCAGGCCGGTTGCGACGGCCATCTGGTGCAGCGCACGTCCAAGCGGGGGAAAACCTTTTATGGGTGCAGCCGCTATCCCGATTGCACCTATGCCACATGGGACAAGCCGGTAGCCAAACCCTGCCCGGCATGCGGAGCGCCCTTCCTGGTTGAAAAGACAAGCAAGGCCAAAGGAACCCGGATCGTGTGCCTGAGTTGTGGATACGAGGAAGGGTGAGCTGACAGGTGATAGGAAGGTGATCGGTCAAGGGCCATTGAATTCAGGGAAATACTGTCTTTGCCCTGTCACACCGGCGAAAGTCGGTGGGCATAACCTGTTCGAATCCTGCTTTGGCGGGACTGGATTCCTCCCGCCAAAGGCGGAATTCCGGCGGAAACACAGTTCAAATCCAAAACAATCGGATGAATTAGTGCCTGAACGGAAAACCCCTATTCGGAGCAGCGCGCCGCCTGCGGGCGGGCAATTTTGCGATACAGCGTGAAATCCTGCGGAACACAGGACAGCCGCCCGATATCGTAAGGGCCGGGCGGGTCCGGATCCGTCCAGAAAAGCCGAATCCAATGAATGAGGGGTTTATATCGTGCTTTCTCCTGAAGAACGCCCGGCCCTATCACGCCTTTGGCGTGATCTCCGGCGGCTTCAGACAAGTTCCCACTGCATCGCAAAACAGCCCGCCCTCCGGCTCAGGTTGTACCCAAAACGGGTTTTCCGTTCAGGCACGAATTATTTTATGAGCAGATCCCTGACCTTTGAAGGTGGATGAAAGGCTGTGATTTTCCATGATACGAGAAGGATTAAAACAATCTGTAAATCCAATGGATTTGGTGTCTGATTTTATCAACCGAATTCGTATGGATGATGATGTTGCTGCTGTCCTCGTATTTGGCAGTGCTTAACGGGGTAATTTACAGCCGCTAAGCGATCTTGATCTGGCCGTGTTGTTGTCAGACGGGTTGTCCAAAGACCAGCGGATGGAAAAACAATTGAGTTTGCTGGGGTTAGCCAACTTCATATTTAAAACGGATGAAATCGATCTAATCATCCTCAATGAGGCAGCGCCTCGAATGGCATACAACATTCTGAAAACGGGGATGGTATTATTCATCAGGGATAAGAATTCATACACGGATTTCCAGGAACGGATTACACGTCATTATCTGGATTTCAAATATTTCCGGGACAGCTTCGATAGCGAATTTCTTAAAGGCATCGGATACAATGGACGAACGAATTAAAGAACATCTCATGCTTTTAAACCGTTACCATCTGCTGCTTTGCGATGCCCAGAAGATTCCGTATGAAACCTTTATGGAGTCTCCGATTTATCAGGCCAGTTCGGAGCGCTTTCTTCAACTAGCCATTGAAAGCTGCCTGAATATCGGAAATCGTTTGTTATCCATAGTTCAATTTCAACAGCCGATCAATGCTCCGGAAACCTATGCCGATATTTTCAAAGCGATGCAGGAAATTGGTGTTGTGGATGCGATATTTGAAGCTCGATTGATTCGAATGGCTGAATTTCGAAATCGCCTGGTTCACATGTACTGGGAAATAGACCGAGAACAACTTTATCAATTTTTGCAGGAGAATCTGGAAGATTTCGTGTTGTTCCGCAAAAAAGTCGTGGCATTCATCAACGACAATCTGAATTTGACATGATAAGCAGATATTACGTTTTTTAGGTAGTGCCTGAACGAAAAACCCCTATTTGGAGCAGTGCGCCGCCTGCGCGCAGGCAATTTTACGATGCAGCGTGAAATCCTGCGGAACACAGGACAGCCGCCGGAGTCACGCCAACGGCGTGACTCCGGCGCCTTCAGACAAGTTCCCGCTGCATCGTAAAACAGCCCGCCCTCCGGCTCAGGTTGTACCCAAAACGGGTTTTCCGTTCAGGCACTATTTAATAGCCGTCAATGAAGGGTGGCAGGAAAACGCTTTGCCAAGACTTCCGGATGTCAGGTAGCCCGTTCCGTGCACCGGAACCAGCGCGGGCGCAAGATCAAGAACTGCGAGTCGCTGAGAGGAACGCATTAAACGGGTATTCATTTGCTGCCGATACGCCGGGACGATACTGCACATCCCGTCCGTCGAACATGCCGTGATGGGGCTGCTCGACTGAACGTCTGAGATTGGAAACCTCTTCACTCCGCAGGACGGGTCAGCGTCAGCCAGATGTCTTCCACGTCGAGCGGATTGA
It includes:
- the topA gene encoding type I DNA topoisomerase, whose protein sequence is MKRPLLIVESPTKVKTIQNYLGKDYQVMATVGHIRDLPEKEIGVDVENGFKPTYIMIPGKKNVIASLKKAAEDTTEIYLAPDPDREGEAIAWHTAQILKKSGRVFHRVLFHELTKKAILEAIQKPLELDQNKFEAQQARRILDRLVGYQISPLLWKKVRGGLSAGRVQSVAVRMICEREREIQAFVPKEYWTITALLHGSLPPSFQAKLLKRNGKKLTIPDGQSALAIVDELKRSSFLLEDIARKTTKRRPQPPYITSKLQQEAIRKLHFSAKKTMQVAQQLYEGVELAGGQPVGLITYMRTDSTRIAAEAAEEAIGFVQETYGKAFTTGKPRYYANKNKVQDAHEAIRPTSVLNTPDMVKPYLGSDQFALYSLIWKRFVASQMADALIDTLTLSIAAGGYGLSASGSSVKFAGFMALYQSVEDEKEDAEASGLEKLPDLKKGETLVLEKLDPAQHFTQPPPRFSEASLVKALEENGIGRPSTYAAILSTIRDKGYVELIKGYFVPSELGFLVNDLVVVSFPEVFDVEFTARMESDLDRIEAAELDAQTILERFYDRLSQSLEQAETKMISVKGQGVPTELDCPACGTRKLHIKMGKNGHFLACSGYPECRFTSDYLRDEKGHIRIVERPAVEQTDRICDRCGAPMVMRSGKFGPFLACSAYPQCKHTVSLQNETNGRDTGVPCPQAGCDGHLVQRTSKRGKTFYGCSRYPDCTYATWDKPVAKPCPACGAPFLVEKTSKAKGTRIVCLSCGYEEG
- the hepT gene encoding type VII toxin-antitoxin system HepT family RNase toxin, with product MDERIKEHLMLLNRYHLLLCDAQKIPYETFMESPIYQASSERFLQLAIESCLNIGNRLLSIVQFQQPINAPETYADIFKAMQEIGVVDAIFEARLIRMAEFRNRLVHMYWEIDREQLYQFLQENLEDFVLFRKKVVAFINDNLNLT